The genomic window ACGTTCACCGGTCGCTCTTTCTGAGTGCTCCAAGGTATTCTCGATATCCTTGTGGAAGGGACGGTAAAACTCCTTGATCATATCCTGCCACTGAAGTTGGCCATTGGCGATATCATCGAACTTCTGTTCTACACTGGCTGTGAAATTGTAGTTCAACACATCTTCAAAGTTGTCGACCAGGAAATCATTGACCACAATGCCGATATCGGTCGGGAAGAGTTTATTGCGCTCCGTACCGATGACTTCAGGATGGGTCGATTCCTCGATTCCTCCATCCTTCAACACGATCTTGCGATGTGGGGTCTCCGTACCGTCTCGACTGTCTTTCTCCACATAGCCACGCTTCTGTATGGTACTGATGGTGGGGGCATAGGTAGAAGGTCTTCCGATGCCCAGTTCTTCCAGTTTCTTCACTAAGCTGGCTTCAGTGTACCTAGGAGGATGTTTGGTGAAACGTTCTTTTGCGGTGAACTCGGTCAATTTCAATGACTGACCTACTTGGACCGGTGGGAGTACTCCTTTCTTCTCTTCATCGTCCTCATCATCTTTTCCTTCTAGATAGACCTTGAGGAATCCTTCGAATTTGATCACCTCTCCACTGGCATTCAATTGCTCGGGGCGAGAGCTGATATCGATCTTGATATTGGTCTTCTCCAATTGAGCATCCGCCATCTGTGAAGCGATGGTCCGTTTCCAAATGAGCTGATATAGCTTATCCAGATCGGAATCGGATACGGAATTGACTCCGATATCGGTCGGTCGTATGGCTTCGTGGGCCTCTTGGGCGCCTTTATTCTTAGTAGTGTATTTCCGAGGCTGTGAGAATTCAGCTCCGTACTTGCTCGTGATGACCTCCTTGCTCTGACCTATAGCCTGATCGCTCAGATTGACCGAGTCGGTCCTCATGTATGTGATGTGCCCTGCTTCGTACAGTTTCTGAGCTTTGCTCATGGTGAGCCCTACAGGATATCCCAGTTTCCTAGAGGCCTCCTGTTGTAAGGTGGAAGTGGTGAACGGGCTGGCTGGGGTGCGTTTTCCGGGTTTCACTTCGAGGTCGGCCACGCTGAATTCAGCTTCGATGCAGTCACTGAGGAATTTTCGGGCTTCTTCTACTTCGGAGAATCGCGCTGGAAGTTCCGCTTTGAGCTCACTTCCATCGATATCGAAGAGGGCGACCAGTCTGAATGATGAGGTGGATTCAAAATCCATGATCTCCTTTTCACGCTCTACGATCAAGCGTACTGAGACTGATTGCACACGACCGGCTGAGAGACTCGGTTTCACCTTTTTCCAAAGCACAGGAGATAGCTCGAATCCCACCAAACGATCCAGCACCCTTCGGGCCTGTTGGGCATCTACTAATTTCCTATCAATCTCTCGGGGTGAGTCTATAGCACGCTGTATGGCCGTCTTGGTGATCTCATTGAATGTGATGCGCTTGGTCTTTTCCCGATCCAGCTTCAAGGCTTCTTCCAGGTGCCATGAGATGGCTTCTCCCTCGCGATCCTCATCCGTTGCAAGCCAGATGATCTCCGCCTCTTTGGCCAATTTGCTCAGTTCATCGATCACCTTCTTCTTATCGGGACTGATCTCATAGGTCGGCTCGAAATCATTCTCGATGTCGATAGACAACCCTTTCGATGGAAGGTCACGTACATGCCCATAGCTTGATTTGACTATGAAGTCCTTTCCGAGATATTTCTCAATGGTCTTTGCTTTGGCAGGTGACTCTACGATGACAAGGTTCTTGGCCATTTTCGTTTGTTGAGGGATTTGACTATCAGATGATTCTCACCATCGTTTTCGCTGCAAAGTAATAGACAGCGATCCGCACATACTACGGTCCACCTCATTGATTTGTCAAGATTGCAGCCTATACATATATATATAAAAACATAGTTTTTATGTCAGTCGGCCATGCTGACACATTGTCAGTATGCACTACCTTTGCCATCCTTTTTACAAGAAGCAGAAGAAATATGCGGGATTCGGATCAGATGTTGGATGAGGCCAGACAAGGTGAAGCAATACGCCTCAATGGAGCGGAAAATGGCAAGAAACTCTATTTGGAGAGTTATGGATGTCAGATGAATTTCTCCGATTCTGAGATTGTAGCTTCCATTCTTCAGAAAGAGGGTTTCACAACGACTCAAGAGGCAGATAAGGCAGACGTCATATTGCTCAATACCTGCGCTATACGCGAGAATGCGGAGCAAAGGGTAAGAGGGCGGATCCAACAATTCAATCAGATAAAGGCCAAGAACCCGGGTACGGTCATAGGAGTACTTGGATGCATGGCAGAGCGATTGAAAGCCAAATTGCTCGAAGAGGAAAAACTGGTCGATCTCGTAGTAGGCCCTGATGCCTATCGAGACCTACCCAATCTGGTGGAGCAAGCTGATGAAGGACATAAGGCGGTCAATGTCCTTTTGAGCCGGGAGGAGACCTATGCCGACCTGAATCCTATCCGCCTGAATAGCAATGGAGTCACAGCGTACATATCGATCATGCGGGGTTGTGATAATATGTGCAGTTTTTGCGTGGTCCCATTCACTCGAGGTCGGGAACGGAGCAGAGATCCTGAATCCATCGTACATGAAGCCCAGTATCTTTTCGACCAGGGATATCGTGAGGTCACCTTACTCGGCCAGAATGTGGACTCGTATCGATGGAATCTGACGCGTAAGGACGAGAAAAAAGACCCGGACAAAGAGAGCGTCAACTTCGCTCAGTTGCTGAAGAAGGTTGCTGATGTGAATCCTGACCTGCGGGTGAGATTCTCCACATCTCATCCCAAGGATATGACCGATGAGGTACTGCACACGATGGCAGCACACGAGAATATCTGCAACTACATCCATCTGCCGGTTCAATCAGGTAGTACTGCAGTTCTGGAGAATATGAATAGAGGGTATAGTAGAGAATGGTATCTCGAACGTATCGATGCTATTCGTAGGATAATTCCACATTGTGGCATTTCCACGGATATAATGACCGGTTTCTGTGGTGAATCCGAGCAGGACCATCAAGATACGC from Flavobacteriales bacterium includes these protein-coding regions:
- the topA gene encoding type I DNA topoisomerase — encoded protein: MAKNLVIVESPAKAKTIEKYLGKDFIVKSSYGHVRDLPSKGLSIDIENDFEPTYEISPDKKKVIDELSKLAKEAEIIWLATDEDREGEAISWHLEEALKLDREKTKRITFNEITKTAIQRAIDSPREIDRKLVDAQQARRVLDRLVGFELSPVLWKKVKPSLSAGRVQSVSVRLIVEREKEIMDFESTSSFRLVALFDIDGSELKAELPARFSEVEEARKFLSDCIEAEFSVADLEVKPGKRTPASPFTTSTLQQEASRKLGYPVGLTMSKAQKLYEAGHITYMRTDSVNLSDQAIGQSKEVITSKYGAEFSQPRKYTTKNKGAQEAHEAIRPTDIGVNSVSDSDLDKLYQLIWKRTIASQMADAQLEKTNIKIDISSRPEQLNASGEVIKFEGFLKVYLEGKDDEDDEEKKGVLPPVQVGQSLKLTEFTAKERFTKHPPRYTEASLVKKLEELGIGRPSTYAPTISTIQKRGYVEKDSRDGTETPHRKIVLKDGGIEESTHPEVIGTERNKLFPTDIGIVVNDFLVDNFEDVLNYNFTASVEQKFDDIANGQLQWQDMIKEFYRPFHKDIENTLEHSERATGERVLGKDPVSGKEVIARIGRYGPMVQIGRVEDEEKPRFASLRKEQSIQTLTFEEAMKLFELPRTLGNSGEDDVVAAIGRFGPYVRVGKTFVSIPKDAEYDAYTIELPQALELYQAKLEADKNKFIKTFPEDESIQVLNGRYGPYIKAGKKNVRIPKDVKPEDLTLEECKKLAEAAPAKRSRSRKK
- the miaB gene encoding tRNA (N6-isopentenyl adenosine(37)-C2)-methylthiotransferase MiaB, giving the protein MRDSDQMLDEARQGEAIRLNGAENGKKLYLESYGCQMNFSDSEIVASILQKEGFTTTQEADKADVILLNTCAIRENAEQRVRGRIQQFNQIKAKNPGTVIGVLGCMAERLKAKLLEEEKLVDLVVGPDAYRDLPNLVEQADEGHKAVNVLLSREETYADLNPIRLNSNGVTAYISIMRGCDNMCSFCVVPFTRGRERSRDPESIVHEAQYLFDQGYREVTLLGQNVDSYRWNLTRKDEKKDPDKESVNFAQLLKKVADVNPDLRVRFSTSHPKDMTDEVLHTMAAHENICNYIHLPVQSGSTAVLENMNRGYSREWYLERIDAIRRIIPHCGISTDIMTGFCGESEQDHQDTLDLMEQVRFDFSYMFAYSERPKTLAQRKLEDDILEKVKKSRLQQVIDLQSKHSMAANKAMLGKVHKVLIEGTSKRSNEELFGRTTQNVVMVFPKQDKKKGDYVHVLAEECTAATLRGTIVEPAD